The region TTATCATTCATTTTCATATAATCTTCTAAAAGAGATGTCTCATCGGCAAGGATTATGCAACCCTTCCCGCCTTTCCTCTCAACTGGAGATTCAAACATGGCCGACTGGAACCCTTCGCTCTATCTGCAGTATGCCAGCGAACGTTCAAGACCCGCGGCAGAATTACTCAGTCGAGTGGCGCTGGAAAATGTTCGCTCAATCGCCGATCTTGGTTGTGGGCCGGGAAACAGCACATCATTACTGCATGCGCGTTGGCCATCAGCTCGGATTACTGGCGTCGATACTTCACCAGCCATGCTGAACGAGGCACGCAAAATACTACCTGATTGCCACTTTATGCAGGCAGATATCAGCACGTTTCAGGCGGAACAGCCTTTGGATCTGCTGTATGCAAACGCATCGTTACAGTGGGTACCTGACCATTATGAACTGTTCCCACATCTGGTCTCTCAGCTCAATCGCAACGGGGTTCTTGCCGTACAAATGCCGGATAACTGGCTTGAACCAACCCACGTACTGATGCGCGAAGTGGCATACGAACACGGTTATCCCGATCGCGGCCGCGCCCCGCTTCCCGGCGTGCACGCCTACTTTGATATTTTGACCGACGCGGGCTGTGACGTGGATATCTGGCGTACGACCTACTACCACATTATGGACTCACATCAGTCGATTATCGATTGGGTAAGCTCCACGGGTTTACGTCCCTGGCTGCAGGATCTCAGCGAAAGTGAACAGCGCAATTATCTGGCGCGGTACCATGAACTATTGCAGGAGCAATATCCGCTTCAGGAAAACGGTAAAATTCTGCTGGCGTTCCCGAGAGTGTTTATCGTGGCCAGACGTGATTTTTGAACAGATGACTGTTTTGCTGCGCTGGCCTCTCGTTTTCACTCATCTGCAATGCGCGCCTTCGCCTTTTTATCACGAGAATCTAGTGATAACGCCCGCCATCTGCTAGTGTCAGAAAACGTTTAACTGACGAGAATGGTCATGTCTAAAGTTTACGTTGGCGGTTGTTTGTGTGGTTCGATACGTTTTAAAGCGACAAACCCTAACAATTCACATAGCTGTTCCTGCGAGATATGCAGAAAGCATACGGGAGCCCCGACTGTCGTGTGGATTGAGTTTGCTGCCGAAAATGTAGAGTGGACGGGAACATCGGGTTTGCCAACAACCTGGCGTTCATCAGAAACGTCCAGCAGAGCTTTTTGCCCACGCTGTGGAAGTTCAGTTGGCGCCATTGATGATGATCCGGTCGTTGCACTGTTGGCCGGTGTTTTTGATGATCCGAATGATGACGATCTGGCACCAGAGTTTCACTCTTTTTCAGATATGCAGCCGGCATGGTGGCCAAAAGAACATCACTGATACACTACAGGAACATCCGATAGCGCACAAAATCATCCGCCAGGCAAAATTGGTCATACAACTTTCGCGCCGGATTATTGTCACGCGTCACCCAGTAGAGTGTTGACCACCCCTCGCGCTTCCCCTCCTCCTTCAGCGCATTGAGTAACGCTTTCCCTGCGCCGACACCACGTTGACTGGCATCAACATACAAGTCTTCCAGATAGCAAACGGGGGACGTTGACCAGGTGCCTGGGTGCAATATGCAGATTGCAAAACCGATTACGTTCTCGTCCATCACGGCTACCCGGCAAAAGACACCGGAATCTACCGTAAGCGCCCTTTTCCAGGTCGATGCCGTTACCGACTCATCAAGTTCACACTCATAAAAAGACAGGTAGCCATTCCATAAGGAACGCCACTTTGAGTAGTCGTCTTCGCGCAGTTCCCGAACCGTTAACGTCATAACCGCCCCTTTTTTACGTCAGTTGGTAATGCTTATCCGGTAAGTGTTTAGCAGGAACAATCGCTTCATCGTTCATCTGCAGTAAATCGATTTCAATCGCATT is a window of Citrobacter sp. Marseille-Q6884 DNA encoding:
- the tam gene encoding trans-aconitate 2-methyltransferase, translating into MADWNPSLYLQYASERSRPAAELLSRVALENVRSIADLGCGPGNSTSLLHARWPSARITGVDTSPAMLNEARKILPDCHFMQADISTFQAEQPLDLLYANASLQWVPDHYELFPHLVSQLNRNGVLAVQMPDNWLEPTHVLMREVAYEHGYPDRGRAPLPGVHAYFDILTDAGCDVDIWRTTYYHIMDSHQSIIDWVSSTGLRPWLQDLSESEQRNYLARYHELLQEQYPLQENGKILLAFPRVFIVARRDF
- a CDS encoding GFA family protein, giving the protein MSKVYVGGCLCGSIRFKATNPNNSHSCSCEICRKHTGAPTVVWIEFAAENVEWTGTSGLPTTWRSSETSSRAFCPRCGSSVGAIDDDPVVALLAGVFDDPNDDDLAPEFHSFSDMQPAWWPKEHH
- a CDS encoding GNAT family N-acetyltransferase translates to MTLTVRELREDDYSKWRSLWNGYLSFYECELDESVTASTWKRALTVDSGVFCRVAVMDENVIGFAICILHPGTWSTSPVCYLEDLYVDASQRGVGAGKALLNALKEEGKREGWSTLYWVTRDNNPARKLYDQFCLADDFVRYRMFL